The following are encoded in a window of Astyanax mexicanus isolate ESR-SI-001 chromosome 6, AstMex3_surface, whole genome shotgun sequence genomic DNA:
- the s100w gene encoding S100 calcium binding protein W has protein sequence MSKLEAAIDAIVKVFEEYAGTDDNKKSLSNAELKELINKELSNPDFQSKIDKEDIDEALENIDKNHDGQVNFKEFSQCVALLAKGCFKKKYGKDKGKDKDKGKDKGHR, from the exons ATGTCTAAGCTCGAGGCAGCCATTGACGCTATAGTGAAGGTGTTTGAGGAGTATGCTGGAACAGATGACAACAAGAAAAGTCTCAGCAATGCAGAACTCAAAGAGCTGATAAACAAAGAACTGAGCAATCCTGATTTTCAG agtaaGATTGACAAAGAGGACATTGACGAAGCTCTGGAAAATATCGACAAGAACCACGATGGCCAGGTCAACTTCAAGGAGTTCAGTCAGTGCGTGGCTCTTCTCGCCAAGGGCTGCTTCAAGAAGAAGTACGGCAAGGACAAGGGCAAAGACAAGGACAAGGGCAAAGACAAGGGTCATCGCTAA